The genomic window TGGACCGCGTCGGCCGAGGCGTCCTGGATCCCGTATTCCGCCCGGAAGAACAGGTAGACGAAGGCGGCCAGGAAGAGGGCCTGGCTGAGGCGGCGGACGTAAACCCAACGGAAGCTTCTGGATTCCGGCATGTCAGGCGCCCAGGGAGATGTCCTTCCGCCTCGCGGCGGGCGGAGCGATGAGGCCCAGTCCCCGGGACTGCCCCTCGGTGAGGAATCCCAGGGTGGCGGGGTCGATGCCGAAGAGGGTGCAGCCGAAGGCGTCCACGGCCACGGGGTCGACCCCGACGGCCAGGGCCCGGGTCAGGGAGACGTCGTCCAGTGAACCGCCCTGGGGGCCGTTCCGGAGCAGGATCCGGTAGGCGTCCAGGACCGTGAGGGTCGGCTTGAGGAAGGCGGAAAGGTCGGCGAGCGCCACGTGGATGTCCTGGTGGAGGGCGTCGCGCTTGCCCCCGATGGCCCCCATCAGGTTCTTCATCCCCAGGCTGAGGCCTGAGGTGCCGTGCTGCTTGGCGACGGGAATGTTGATGACCCGGTCGGCCTCGAGGACCTCCCGGTAGACGGGCCATTTCCCCAGCCACTTCCCCTTGACGTCGCAGTCGATGAACTTCCGTTCCTCGGTGTACTCCAGTTCCACGCCGAGCCCCTGGACGGCGTCGCCGATCCCGCTCCTGGTAAAACAGTGCCGGGGCTCGTTGAGGCAGTTGTCGTAGACGATCA from Acidobacteriota bacterium includes these protein-coding regions:
- a CDS encoding DUF362 domain-containing protein; this encodes MEHNSSSWTRRDFFRKLAMPAAGAWLLLHGCGRGKDAPPRAAANKRPQSPLPFDLVTVRGGEPEALVTAALAALGGMKSFVKPGETVLLKPNIGFNRVPEQAANTNPDVVRALARAALEAGAKRVIVYDNCLNEPRHCFTRSGIGDAVQGLGVELEYTEERKFIDCDVKGKWLGKWPVYREVLEADRVINIPVAKQHGTSGLSLGMKNLMGAIGGKRDALHQDIHVALADLSAFLKPTLTVLDAYRILLRNGPQGGSLDDVSLTRALAVGVDPVAVDAFGCTLFGIDPATLGFLTEGQSRGLGLIAPPAARRKDISLGA